One Cryobacterium roopkundense genomic region harbors:
- the nadA gene encoding quinolinate synthase NadA, producing MTIPSVDRTIQLISTGAASGSTCSPDLVTAPWEFDAAAPGYGPGSSMGDVIPTGSPRQGELPETYRRATPEELAARIRSAKATLGDRVVILGHFYQRDEVLQHADFVGDSFQLAQATKSRPEAEAIVFCGVHFMAETADLLSGPEQAVILPNLAAGCSMADMADLDSVTECWEQLEDLYGTQADASGRVPVIPVTYMNSSAALKAFCGEHGGIVCTSSNAQTVLGWAFERGQRVLFFPDQHLGRNTAKAMGVPLEQMPMWNPRKPLGGSTATELDDARVILWHGFCSVHRRFTVDQITQARQTHPGVNVIVHPECPMAVVDAADSAGSTDFIGKAIAAAPAGSTFAIGTEINLVQRLAAQHPEHTIFCLDPVICPCSTMYRIHAGYLAWVLEGLVGVDGRAPEVLNRIQVPASDAVHAEVALERMLAARPPAAAPVLVGQA from the coding sequence ATGACGATCCCATCGGTTGACCGCACAATTCAGCTCATCAGCACCGGAGCGGCGTCGGGCAGCACCTGCAGCCCCGATCTGGTCACCGCTCCGTGGGAATTCGACGCGGCAGCACCCGGCTACGGCCCCGGTTCATCGATGGGCGACGTGATCCCGACCGGGTCACCGAGACAGGGGGAATTGCCCGAAACCTATCGCCGCGCGACGCCCGAGGAGCTGGCTGCGCGCATCCGCTCGGCCAAAGCCACCCTCGGTGACAGGGTCGTCATTCTCGGGCATTTCTATCAGCGTGACGAGGTTCTGCAGCACGCCGATTTCGTGGGCGACTCCTTCCAGCTCGCGCAGGCCACGAAGAGTCGGCCTGAGGCTGAAGCGATAGTTTTCTGCGGCGTGCATTTCATGGCGGAGACCGCCGACCTCCTCTCCGGGCCGGAGCAGGCCGTCATTCTGCCGAACCTGGCCGCCGGATGCTCGATGGCCGACATGGCCGACCTCGACTCCGTCACGGAGTGCTGGGAACAGCTCGAAGACCTCTACGGCACCCAGGCGGATGCCTCCGGACGGGTCCCCGTCATTCCCGTCACCTACATGAACTCCTCCGCGGCGCTCAAGGCCTTCTGCGGCGAACACGGTGGAATCGTCTGCACGAGCTCGAACGCGCAGACCGTACTTGGGTGGGCCTTCGAGCGGGGGCAGCGCGTGCTGTTCTTTCCCGACCAGCACCTGGGACGCAACACGGCCAAGGCCATGGGCGTCCCTCTGGAGCAGATGCCGATGTGGAACCCGCGCAAGCCGCTCGGCGGCAGCACGGCGACCGAGCTCGACGACGCCAGGGTCATCCTGTGGCACGGCTTCTGCAGCGTGCACCGCCGCTTCACCGTGGACCAGATTACCCAGGCGCGTCAGACCCATCCCGGCGTGAACGTGATCGTGCACCCGGAGTGCCCGATGGCCGTCGTCGACGCGGCCGATTCCGCCGGCTCCACAGACTTCATCGGCAAAGCCATCGCGGCGGCGCCCGCCGGATCGACATTCGCGATCGGCACCGAGATCAACCTCGTGCAGCGCCTCGCGGCCCAGCACCCCGAGCACACCATCTTCTGCCTCGACCCGGTGATCTGCCCCTGCTCAACCATGTACCGCATTCACGCCGGTTATCTGGCCTGGGTGCTTGAGGGACTCGTGGGAGTCGATGGCCGCGCGCCCGAGGTGCTGAATCGAATCCAGGTTCCCGCGAGCGACGCGGTCCACGCCGAGGTTGCCCTGGAGCGCATGCTCGCCGCCAGGCCGCCGGCCGCCGCACCCGTTCTGGTCGGACAGGCCTGA